A single window of Magnetococcus marinus MC-1 DNA harbors:
- the rpoE gene encoding RNA polymerase sigma factor RpoE, which yields MNEADEILVEKTKQGDKKAYEVLVRKYQGRVASVISRTVSDPVRVQDLTQEAFLKAYRALHHFRGDAAFYTWLYRIAVNTAKNFVMSQDRGIPMSDMDLEDADRLSPQLRDYDTPENQVLRGELMDALKVAIEELAPTMKQAIALRDLEGKSYEEIAEIMGCPIGTVRSRIFRGRQEIVNKLKDHLPNGNLAGHHGL from the coding sequence GTGAACGAAGCCGATGAGATCTTGGTAGAAAAAACCAAGCAGGGCGATAAAAAAGCCTATGAGGTGCTGGTGCGCAAATACCAGGGCCGCGTTGCGTCGGTGATCTCTCGTACGGTTTCTGACCCGGTGCGGGTGCAGGACCTTACCCAAGAAGCCTTTCTTAAAGCCTATCGAGCGTTACATCACTTTCGTGGAGATGCCGCCTTTTATACGTGGTTGTACCGCATTGCCGTCAACACGGCGAAAAATTTTGTCATGTCCCAGGATCGCGGTATTCCCATGAGCGATATGGATCTAGAGGATGCTGATCGCCTTTCGCCTCAATTGCGTGACTATGATACCCCAGAAAATCAGGTGCTGCGTGGCGAGTTAATGGATGCCCTAAAGGTTGCCATTGAAGAGCTGGCCCCCACCATGAAACAGGCCATCGCCCTGCGGGATCTGGAGGGTAAATCTTATGAAGAGATTGCCGAGATCATGGGTTGCCCCATTGGCACGGTGCGTTCGCGTATTTTCCGTGGGCGGCAAGAGATTGTTAATAAATTGAAAGATCATCTTCCCAACGGCAACTTGGCCGGTCATCACGGGCTGTAA
- a CDS encoding RluA family pseudouridine synthase, translating into MQVDEEYAGSRLDKFLKSQFPSVPFSLIQRLMRTGQVRVNKGRARGDRRLAFGDWVRLPPVTPPTAEELEHPNKEKILHQSADVEARTLHRDGWILVLNKPAGIPVHGGSGHQWGVVDAVRASLEKLGIEAQAELCHRLDKETSGLLLFGLRPRAVRLLTEAMRENQVTKTYLTLVQGVPAARQGVINQPLSKGNVRGGERMVVVEQGGQRAVTHYRVLRSYGVASLLEVQLETGRTHQIRVHMQWLGHPVAGDGKYGDKAFNKWMRERGLKRLFLHASELAFRHPENEQKLAYQAPLDDELTRVLEGLKRQEVRS; encoded by the coding sequence GTGCAAGTGGACGAAGAGTATGCTGGATCGCGACTGGACAAGTTTTTAAAAAGCCAGTTTCCCAGCGTACCATTTTCCCTGATCCAGCGTTTAATGCGCACCGGTCAGGTACGGGTTAACAAGGGGCGCGCCCGGGGGGATCGGCGTTTGGCCTTTGGGGATTGGGTGCGACTGCCACCAGTAACCCCTCCCACCGCCGAGGAGTTGGAACACCCCAATAAGGAGAAAATTCTCCATCAATCAGCCGATGTGGAAGCCAGAACTCTGCATCGGGATGGCTGGATTTTAGTGCTCAACAAACCTGCCGGTATACCGGTACATGGGGGTAGTGGTCACCAGTGGGGGGTGGTCGATGCGGTGCGGGCCAGCTTAGAAAAACTGGGCATTGAGGCCCAGGCTGAACTGTGCCACCGCTTGGATAAAGAGACCTCCGGGCTGTTGCTGTTTGGTCTGCGCCCTCGGGCTGTGCGGTTATTGACCGAAGCGATGCGGGAAAATCAGGTAACAAAAACCTACTTAACCCTGGTACAAGGGGTGCCCGCAGCGCGGCAAGGGGTGATTAACCAGCCTTTGAGTAAGGGCAATGTGCGCGGCGGTGAACGTATGGTGGTGGTGGAGCAGGGGGGGCAACGGGCGGTTACCCACTATCGGGTATTACGCAGCTATGGTGTCGCTTCGCTGCTGGAAGTACAGCTGGAAACAGGGCGTACCCACCAGATACGGGTGCATATGCAGTGGTTGGGGCACCCCGTTGCCGGAGATGGCAAATATGGGGATAAGGCGTTTAACAAATGGATGCGGGAGCGTGGCCTTAAACGACTCTTTTTACATGCCTCTGAGCTAGCGTTTCGGCATCCGGAAAATGAACAGAAACTCGCTTATCAAGCCCCTTTGGATGATGAATTGACGCGGGTCTTGGAAGGCTTAAAGCGGCAAGAGGTGCGATCGTGA
- a CDS encoding DegQ family serine endoprotease, protein MIHACKFGARALVGGLSMLALVAVSLPQAYAEGGFPNLVPLVKRLKPAVVNISTTQTVENSNKIPKKHGQNEFEGTPFEDLFRHFFDRLPDQDRSFKTNSLGSGFIVDAAGYILTNHHVIDKATEITVKLYDETEYRAEVVGKDKKTDLALIRIHTDKPLAVAKLGDSSKAEVGSWVMAIGNPFGLEETVTVGIISAKGRVIGAGPYDNFIQTDAAINPGNSGGPLFNLDGDVVGINTAIYSRGGGSVGVGFAIPVNLASHVMEQLKNKGFVERGWLGVRIQTITKELAEAMHLKDRVGALVAEVIEDSPAAKAGIHPEDVIISFNEKEVTKMNSLPAIVANTPVGTRVPVKVIREGKERTLWVGIAKLDDDKVAADEDGRAASGEKKADSSAVKERLGLRVSQVTTELMERMKLPDDAKGVVITALEADGSAVQAGLRTGDVITQFDRKPIKDVDDLVKVLKGVKADSMALVYVLRAGEPLFVPIRVK, encoded by the coding sequence ATGATACACGCATGCAAATTTGGCGCGCGCGCCTTGGTCGGGGGGCTCTCCATGCTGGCGTTGGTGGCGGTCTCGCTGCCCCAAGCTTACGCGGAGGGCGGTTTTCCCAATCTTGTGCCGCTGGTCAAAAGGCTTAAACCCGCAGTGGTCAATATCAGCACCACTCAAACCGTCGAAAATTCAAATAAAATACCAAAAAAACATGGCCAGAACGAGTTTGAGGGGACCCCCTTTGAGGACCTCTTTCGACACTTTTTTGACCGTCTGCCCGATCAAGACCGCTCGTTTAAAACCAACTCCCTGGGCTCGGGGTTTATTGTCGATGCCGCGGGCTATATTCTTACCAACCATCATGTGATTGATAAGGCGACTGAGATTACCGTCAAGCTCTATGATGAGACGGAATATCGGGCCGAGGTGGTTGGTAAAGATAAAAAAACCGATCTAGCCCTGATTCGTATCCATACCGACAAGCCGCTGGCTGTGGCCAAGCTTGGGGATTCGTCCAAGGCAGAGGTGGGTTCTTGGGTGATGGCCATCGGCAACCCGTTTGGGCTAGAAGAGACGGTGACAGTCGGGATTATCTCCGCCAAAGGGCGGGTGATTGGGGCAGGTCCTTATGATAATTTTATTCAGACCGATGCGGCCATCAATCCTGGCAATTCGGGCGGGCCACTGTTTAATTTGGACGGGGATGTGGTGGGCATTAACACCGCCATTTATTCCCGTGGTGGTGGCAGTGTAGGGGTTGGTTTTGCCATACCGGTTAATCTGGCCAGTCATGTGATGGAGCAGTTGAAAAATAAGGGCTTTGTCGAGCGTGGTTGGCTTGGGGTACGCATACAGACCATCACCAAAGAGCTGGCCGAAGCGATGCATCTTAAAGATCGCGTGGGTGCGTTGGTGGCCGAGGTTATCGAAGATAGTCCAGCGGCCAAAGCGGGCATCCATCCCGAGGATGTGATTATCTCCTTTAATGAAAAGGAGGTCACCAAGATGAACAGCCTACCCGCCATTGTGGCGAATACGCCGGTGGGGACACGGGTACCGGTTAAGGTGATACGCGAAGGTAAAGAGCGCACCCTATGGGTCGGCATTGCTAAACTGGATGATGATAAAGTGGCGGCTGATGAAGATGGCCGTGCAGCCTCTGGCGAGAAAAAGGCGGATAGCAGCGCCGTGAAAGAGCGTTTAGGGTTGCGGGTTAGCCAAGTGACCACCGAGTTGATGGAGCGCATGAAGCTACCCGACGATGCCAAAGGGGTGGTCATTACCGCTTTGGAGGCGGATGGCAGTGCCGTGCAAGCGGGTCTGCGCACGGGGGATGTGATTACACAGTTTGACCGTAAGCCTATCAAAGATGTGGATGATTTGGTAAAGGTGCTCAAGGGCGTTAAGGCCGATAGCATGGCGTTGGTCTATGTGCTTCGTGCTGGAGAGCCGTTGTTCGTGCCTATTCGGGTTAAGTAA
- the nadB gene encoding L-aspartate oxidase has translation MVSAQHRRFVSDFLILGGGSTGLDLALRLAEHGKVLVLTKAPIGDCNSMMAQGGIAAVLDEDDSTILHYEDTMTAGAGLCNPQSVRLVVENGARMIQHLIDLGTPFDKTDNNSYHLTREGGHSRRRVIHAADATGRAVMLSLIKQAQAHPNIEVLPNQIAIDLITAHKLGHFLPGKKDRCYGCYALDTEADVIRTYQARFTILASGGAGKVYLYTSNPDTATGDGIAMAYRAGCRVSNMEFIQFHPTCLYHPQAKSFLVSEAVRGEGGHLLLADGTRFMERHHPLLELAPRDIVARAIDYEMKRTGEPCVHLDISHKGADFIKAHFPTIYEKCLEFGIDMTQEPIPVVPAAHYTCGGVVTGLQGATDIESLYAIGEVASTGLHGANRLASNSLLECLVFSESAYNDIVSKMFGEDRPVLSRLPLWDSYEAGSCEEEILIAHDWQEIRRFMWDYVGIVRSNQRLARARRRIEMVMQEINEYYWNCKVSQNLIELRNLALVAHLIIRSSQHRKESRGLHYTTDYPERDDARWLKETVLPIE, from the coding sequence ATGGTTAGCGCTCAACATCGCCGTTTTGTCAGCGATTTTCTGATTCTAGGCGGTGGTTCCACTGGTCTGGATCTGGCTCTCAGGTTGGCCGAACATGGCAAGGTGCTGGTGCTTACCAAAGCCCCCATTGGCGACTGTAACAGCATGATGGCCCAAGGCGGCATCGCTGCGGTGCTGGATGAGGACGACAGCACCATCCTACACTACGAAGATACCATGACCGCCGGTGCGGGCCTGTGCAACCCCCAATCGGTGCGCTTGGTGGTGGAAAATGGCGCCCGTATGATCCAGCATCTTATTGATCTGGGCACCCCCTTTGACAAAACCGATAACAACAGCTACCACCTAACCCGCGAGGGTGGCCATAGCCGGCGCCGCGTGATCCATGCGGCAGATGCCACCGGTCGTGCGGTGATGCTTAGCCTGATTAAACAGGCACAAGCCCACCCCAACATTGAAGTTTTGCCCAACCAGATCGCCATTGATCTCATTACCGCCCACAAACTGGGCCATTTTCTACCGGGCAAAAAAGATCGCTGTTATGGCTGTTATGCGCTGGATACCGAAGCCGATGTGATCCGCACCTACCAAGCCCGCTTTACCATTTTAGCCAGTGGCGGGGCGGGCAAGGTCTATCTTTACACCTCCAACCCCGACACAGCCACTGGGGATGGCATTGCCATGGCCTATCGTGCTGGCTGCCGGGTCTCTAACATGGAGTTTATTCAGTTCCACCCCACCTGCCTTTACCACCCACAAGCCAAATCTTTCTTGGTTTCCGAAGCGGTACGTGGCGAAGGGGGGCATCTTTTGTTGGCCGATGGAACCCGCTTTATGGAGCGCCACCACCCTCTGCTGGAGTTGGCCCCACGGGATATTGTGGCCCGCGCCATTGACTACGAAATGAAACGCACCGGCGAGCCCTGCGTGCATCTGGATATCAGCCATAAGGGTGCTGATTTTATTAAGGCACACTTCCCCACCATCTATGAAAAATGCCTTGAATTTGGCATCGACATGACCCAAGAGCCCATCCCCGTGGTACCGGCTGCCCACTATACCTGCGGCGGGGTTGTTACCGGTTTGCAAGGTGCAACGGATATTGAGTCTCTGTATGCCATTGGTGAGGTAGCCAGCACCGGCCTGCACGGAGCCAACCGCTTAGCCAGCAACAGTTTGCTGGAGTGCTTGGTCTTTTCGGAATCTGCCTATAACGACATTGTCAGCAAAATGTTTGGGGAAGATCGCCCCGTGCTCTCCCGCCTTCCCTTGTGGGATAGTTATGAAGCAGGCAGTTGCGAAGAAGAGATCTTAATCGCCCACGATTGGCAGGAGATCCGGCGTTTTATGTGGGATTATGTAGGCATTGTGCGCAGCAACCAGCGCCTAGCCCGCGCCCGCCGACGCATTGAAATGGTGATGCAGGAGATCAATGAGTATTACTGGAACTGCAAGGTCAGCCAAAACCTGATTGAACTGCGCAATCTGGCCTTGGTGGCCCATTTGATTATTCGTAGCTCCCAGCACCGCAAGGAGAGCCGTGGCCTCCACTACACCACCGACTACCCCGAGCGGGATGATGCCCGCTGGCTCAAAGAGACCGTGCTGCCCATTGAGTAG
- the leuD gene encoding 3-isopropylmalate dehydratase small subunit produces the protein MEAFNTVTAIVAPLDRANVDTDAIIPKQFLKSIKRSGFGPNLFDEWRYLDQGQPGKSNEGRPLNKDFVLNLPRYAGARILLARDNFGCGSSREHAPWALQDFGFRVIIAPSFADIFFNNCFKNGILPIVQEASVVDSLFAEVAAQPGYQLTVDLPAQRITTPSGRSIAFEVDPFRKHCLIHGLDDIGLTLQHVADIQAYESKHKGQAPWAFLD, from the coding sequence ATGGAAGCCTTTAATACCGTGACCGCCATTGTCGCCCCTTTGGACCGCGCCAATGTGGATACCGACGCCATCATCCCCAAGCAGTTTTTAAAATCCATCAAGCGCTCTGGCTTTGGCCCCAATCTGTTTGATGAGTGGCGCTATCTGGATCAAGGGCAGCCGGGCAAATCCAATGAAGGGCGCCCCCTGAATAAGGATTTTGTGCTCAATCTGCCCCGTTATGCCGGTGCCCGTATTTTACTGGCACGGGATAATTTTGGCTGCGGCTCCAGCCGTGAGCACGCCCCTTGGGCGTTACAAGATTTTGGCTTTCGGGTGATTATCGCCCCCAGTTTTGCCGATATCTTTTTTAACAACTGTTTTAAGAACGGTATCTTACCTATTGTGCAAGAGGCTTCGGTGGTGGATAGCCTGTTTGCCGAGGTAGCCGCACAGCCTGGCTACCAATTAACCGTGGATCTGCCCGCTCAGCGCATCACCACCCCATCGGGGCGCAGCATCGCTTTTGAGGTAGATCCCTTTCGTAAACACTGCCTGATTCACGGTTTGGATGATATTGGCCTGACCTTGCAACATGT
- a CDS encoding Rne/Rng family ribonuclease, whose protein sequence is MTKRMLVDATHPEEVRVAIVQDQRLIDLDIETCTKAQIKGNIYLGRVTRVEPSLQAAFVDFNDGRQGFLSVNDINPKYYPPEFRPEPDPIEDMDEQEEPEDLSDEMDGEEGDDSDDEPGNEDGADDDASQGDASSEAEAKPREPSQSERPARRPRNNERANRGNRRRHIPIQDILKKGQLLLLQVVKEARGTKGASLTTNISLAGRYTVLLPENSGGGGISRKIMDNQARKALKTMLTEMEIPQEVSLIIRTAGMERTKREIARDMSYLTRLWKTIQEKVEQHNTPTLIHEEGDLIIRTIRDLYSTDMEEILIDGGEAYRRGKDFMRLLMPRYVKAVQPYKDRIPLFSRYQVEHQIESMHERTISLKAGGYLVIEPTEALVSIDINSGRSTKEKNVENTAFKTNMQAVDEIARQLRLRDLGGLIVIDFIDMEEKKHNLEVEKRLKEALKGDRAKIQLGKISQFGLLELSRQRMKPAFNESNREVCPRCTGLGTIRSVESTAIRLFRCIEEDISSGRFSKLIYFAPADVANYLHNRKRFQMVQLEQENNLELLIEIDPELQTPHFRKERIARPVQDEPVVKERPEPEEPTLVSEEDEPQELMDDAAEGGEENRTDPKKRKRRRKRRRGGREREEGAMGEETTSLNEEEMPSTEAPAMDDEADDEGDGDEQANPSESAETTPDSPSKRRRRRRRRRRSTSQEESAPRLDSGDEEQAIHGDEPSPSPEDQPQQRDEHPVTLSDVLHSLPTSVTPLLMEEPDTPQPVLLIDPPTMPIKHEVEIETPQPSVLLPEDPQPAIVERTQSTLPGLEVEPPLQEQVAVKKPVRRRRKPAVKKPSAETAESVVSAQEVENHATASVTPAAAENVQDKASIAADPDAGVTTDVAAGDHPTPSEGAEPPKQRRRSSTPRKRATPKADTAAETAAPTTTPEAPVVETPAETPAATTEAKPKAVRAPRKRTATPRKRATAAKPAAEESHQGEAVPDEV, encoded by the coding sequence ATGACCAAGCGTATGCTGGTAGACGCCACCCATCCGGAAGAGGTGCGTGTCGCCATTGTCCAAGATCAACGTCTGATTGATCTGGATATCGAAACCTGCACCAAGGCACAGATCAAAGGTAATATCTACCTTGGCCGGGTAACCCGGGTTGAACCTTCTTTACAAGCCGCCTTTGTCGATTTTAATGATGGCCGACAGGGTTTTCTCTCTGTCAACGACATCAACCCCAAATATTATCCACCCGAATTCCGCCCTGAGCCCGATCCCATAGAGGATATGGATGAGCAGGAAGAGCCTGAAGATCTCAGCGATGAGATGGATGGCGAAGAGGGGGATGACAGCGATGATGAACCCGGCAACGAGGATGGTGCCGATGATGACGCCAGCCAAGGGGATGCTAGTAGCGAAGCAGAAGCCAAGCCCCGCGAACCCAGCCAAAGCGAGCGCCCAGCCCGACGCCCCCGCAATAATGAGCGCGCCAACCGGGGTAACCGCCGTCGGCATATTCCCATCCAGGATATTCTAAAAAAGGGCCAACTTCTTCTATTACAGGTTGTTAAAGAGGCCCGTGGTACCAAGGGCGCTTCCCTAACCACCAATATTTCCTTGGCCGGACGCTACACCGTTTTATTGCCGGAAAACTCGGGTGGTGGCGGGATCTCCCGTAAAATCATGGATAATCAAGCCCGTAAGGCGCTTAAAACCATGCTCACTGAGATGGAGATTCCCCAAGAGGTTAGTTTGATCATCCGCACCGCTGGCATGGAGCGCACCAAGCGTGAAATTGCTCGCGACATGAGCTACCTAACCCGCTTGTGGAAAACCATTCAAGAAAAGGTTGAGCAGCACAACACCCCCACCTTGATCCATGAAGAGGGGGATTTAATTATTCGCACCATCCGCGACCTCTACTCCACCGACATGGAAGAGATTTTGATTGATGGGGGCGAAGCCTACCGTCGCGGTAAAGATTTTATGCGTCTGCTCATGCCCCGCTATGTCAAGGCGGTGCAACCCTATAAAGATCGCATCCCGCTCTTCTCCCGCTATCAGGTTGAACACCAGATCGAATCCATGCATGAGCGTACCATCTCGCTCAAAGCGGGGGGTTATCTGGTGATTGAACCCACCGAAGCGCTTGTCTCCATTGATATTAACTCCGGTCGCTCCACCAAAGAAAAAAATGTGGAGAACACCGCCTTTAAGACCAACATGCAAGCGGTGGATGAGATCGCCCGCCAGCTGCGTCTGCGGGATTTGGGCGGTTTGATCGTGATCGACTTTATCGATATGGAGGAGAAAAAGCACAATCTTGAGGTTGAAAAACGCCTCAAAGAGGCGCTTAAAGGGGACCGGGCCAAGATTCAGTTGGGAAAAATCTCTCAATTTGGTCTGCTGGAACTCTCACGCCAACGCATGAAACCAGCCTTTAACGAGAGTAACCGTGAGGTCTGCCCCCGCTGTACCGGGCTGGGCACCATCCGTTCGGTGGAGTCCACCGCCATCCGCCTATTCCGTTGCATTGAGGAGGATATTAGCTCGGGCCGTTTCTCCAAATTGATCTACTTTGCCCCTGCGGATGTTGCCAACTATTTGCACAATCGCAAGCGTTTTCAAATGGTGCAGTTGGAGCAAGAGAACAATCTAGAATTGCTGATTGAGATTGATCCAGAGCTGCAAACACCTCATTTCCGCAAAGAGCGTATTGCCCGCCCTGTGCAAGATGAGCCGGTCGTAAAAGAGCGTCCTGAGCCTGAAGAGCCCACTCTCGTGAGCGAAGAGGATGAGCCCCAAGAGCTTATGGATGACGCCGCTGAAGGGGGAGAAGAGAACCGCACCGACCCCAAAAAGCGCAAACGCCGGCGTAAACGTCGTCGCGGCGGCCGTGAGCGGGAAGAAGGCGCAATGGGGGAAGAAACCACCTCTCTGAATGAGGAGGAGATGCCATCCACCGAGGCACCTGCGATGGATGATGAAGCGGATGATGAGGGCGATGGCGATGAGCAAGCCAACCCATCAGAGAGCGCTGAAACCACGCCTGACTCACCCAGCAAGCGCCGCCGTCGTCGCCGCCGCCGTCGTCGTAGCACCAGCCAGGAGGAGAGCGCTCCACGCCTAGACAGCGGCGATGAGGAACAAGCGATCCATGGGGATGAGCCATCGCCCAGCCCTGAGGATCAACCGCAACAGCGTGATGAACACCCTGTCACCCTCAGCGATGTGCTTCATAGCCTGCCTACATCGGTCACCCCGCTGCTGATGGAAGAGCCTGATACGCCGCAGCCGGTACTGCTGATCGACCCACCGACCATGCCAATCAAGCATGAGGTGGAGATAGAGACGCCCCAGCCAAGTGTGCTGCTGCCCGAAGATCCCCAGCCCGCCATTGTGGAGCGCACACAGAGCACCTTGCCTGGACTGGAAGTGGAGCCCCCTCTACAAGAGCAAGTGGCGGTGAAAAAACCAGTACGCAGACGCCGTAAACCTGCGGTCAAAAAGCCCAGTGCAGAAACCGCTGAAAGTGTCGTCTCTGCCCAAGAGGTGGAGAACCATGCCACGGCAAGCGTGACCCCGGCGGCAGCTGAAAATGTACAGGATAAAGCCTCCATCGCGGCTGATCCCGACGCGGGTGTAACAACTGACGTTGCTGCGGGAGATCACCCAACACCAAGCGAGGGCGCGGAACCACCCAAGCAGCGACGCCGGAGCAGCACACCCCGTAAGCGTGCGACACCAAAAGCTGACACCGCAGCGGAGACAGCCGCACCGACCACTACGCCTGAGGCGCCGGTTGTTGAAACGCCCGCAGAGACGCCCGCAGCCACCACCGAGGCTAAACCAAAGGCGGTTCGAGCTCCCCGTAAGCGTACCGCAACCCCACGTAAGCGTGCGACAGCGGCCAAACCAGCGGCTGAAGAGAGCCACCAAGGGGAAGCCGTTCCTGACGAGGTGTAA
- a CDS encoding SoxR reducing system RseC family protein gives MMQEQGKVVELEGAFAIIATQRKSACGNCGGETSCNTLSGGLGKKPVLFRAYNEAQAKIGDNVVLEIREGAFLSASFLAYGMPMIALIVTGLVVRSIALGLGLELESAEGLGALSGLLALGGTFLFLRRFYAGQDIKPENMPVVRSILHPTHIPIFPTH, from the coding sequence ATGATGCAAGAGCAAGGTAAGGTTGTGGAGTTGGAGGGGGCGTTTGCCATTATTGCGACCCAGCGTAAAAGCGCTTGTGGCAACTGTGGGGGTGAAACCAGTTGCAACACGCTCAGTGGTGGTTTGGGCAAAAAACCTGTCCTCTTTCGTGCTTACAATGAGGCGCAAGCCAAAATCGGCGATAATGTGGTCTTGGAGATACGGGAAGGGGCCTTTTTGTCGGCCTCATTTTTGGCCTATGGCATGCCCATGATCGCTTTGATCGTGACAGGCTTGGTGGTGCGCAGCATTGCCCTTGGTTTGGGTTTGGAGCTGGAGAGTGCAGAGGGGTTAGGTGCCTTGAGTGGCTTATTGGCCCTTGGGGGGACTTTTCTGTTTCTTCGCCGTTTTTACGCAGGTCAAGATATTAAGCCCGAAAATATGCCGGTGGTCCGCTCCATATTGCATCCTACCCATATTCCTATATTTCCCACCCATTAA
- the leuC gene encoding 3-isopropylmalate dehydratase large subunit, producing MSAQTLFEKIWNAHLIRTDEDGTSLIYIDRHLVHEVTSPQAFEGLRLAGRKVRHPEATFAVPDHNVPTKDLAGGIKDPVSKLQVDTLASNCQAFGITEFGVGDLRQGVVHVMAPEQGISLPGFTMVCGDSHTATHGAFGALAFGIGTSEVEHVLATQTLMQKKPKTMLIQVEGELPAGSTAKDIILYIIGNIGTAGGTGYVLEFGGSAIQALSMEGRMTVCNMAIEAGARAGMVAVDEKTIAYVQGRPYAPKGEAWEKAVAQWQTLKSDEGAPFDAVVTLDARNIAPQVTWGTSPELVAPVDGCVPNPTDEPNGVKRGAMEKALAYMGLQAGTPMTEIAVDKVFIGSCTNSRIEDLRAAAVAVAGKKVAASIKLALVVPGTGLVKQQAEQEGLDKIFMEAGFEWREPGCSMCLAMNNDVLEPGERCASTSNRNFEGRQGKDSRTHLVSPAMAAAAAIAGHFVDIRNG from the coding sequence ATGAGCGCCCAAACTCTGTTTGAAAAAATCTGGAATGCCCATCTTATTCGTACCGATGAGGATGGAACCAGTCTCATCTATATTGATCGCCATTTGGTGCACGAAGTGACCAGCCCCCAGGCTTTTGAAGGGCTACGCCTAGCTGGTCGCAAGGTGCGGCATCCTGAGGCCACCTTTGCGGTACCCGATCATAATGTGCCCACCAAGGATCTGGCGGGGGGGATTAAAGATCCCGTCTCCAAGTTGCAGGTGGATACTTTGGCAAGCAATTGTCAGGCGTTTGGCATTACCGAGTTTGGGGTGGGGGATCTGCGCCAAGGGGTGGTCCATGTGATGGCACCTGAACAGGGTATCTCACTACCGGGCTTTACCATGGTGTGCGGGGATTCCCACACCGCCACTCACGGCGCTTTTGGTGCTTTGGCGTTCGGCATTGGTACCTCTGAGGTTGAGCATGTGTTGGCAACCCAAACCCTGATGCAAAAAAAGCCCAAAACCATGTTGATCCAGGTAGAGGGTGAACTGCCTGCGGGCAGTACCGCCAAGGATATTATCCTTTACATTATCGGTAACATTGGTACCGCAGGCGGTACCGGTTACGTGCTGGAGTTTGGCGGTAGCGCCATTCAAGCGCTCTCCATGGAGGGGCGCATGACGGTCTGTAATATGGCCATTGAGGCAGGGGCCCGGGCGGGCATGGTAGCGGTTGACGAAAAAACCATCGCTTATGTGCAGGGTCGCCCCTACGCCCCCAAGGGGGAAGCCTGGGAGAAGGCGGTCGCCCAGTGGCAAACGCTGAAATCCGATGAGGGTGCGCCGTTTGATGCGGTGGTCACGCTGGATGCCCGTAACATCGCCCCCCAGGTCACTTGGGGCACTTCGCCCGAGTTGGTAGCCCCTGTGGATGGTTGTGTGCCCAATCCGACTGATGAACCCAATGGGGTCAAACGCGGGGCGATGGAAAAGGCATTGGCCTATATGGGGCTGCAAGCGGGCACCCCCATGACAGAGATTGCGGTGGATAAGGTCTTTATTGGCTCTTGCACCAACAGCCGTATTGAAGATTTACGGGCGGCGGCGGTGGCTGTGGCGGGTAAAAAGGTGGCTGCAAGCATCAAGCTGGCATTGGTGGTACCCGGTACGGGGTTGGTCAAGCAGCAGGCCGAGCAAGAGGGGCTGGACAAGATTTTTATGGAGGCAGGTTTTGAGTGGCGCGAACCCGGCTGTTCCATGTGTTTGGCCATGAACAATGACGTGCTGGAGCCTGGGGAGCGTTGTGCTTCGACCTCCAACCGTAATTTTGAAGGGCGCCAGGGTAAGGACAGTCGTACCCATCTGGTCAGTCCCGCCATGGCGGCGGCGGCGGCCATTGCTGGGCACTTTGTGGATATCCGTAACGGCTAA
- a CDS encoding HAD family hydrolase, which produces MTSEYALVIFDCDGTLVDSQGGIARVLNLALEEAGLPTVSHAQAGAIVGLSLDQAALALLPEASAEQRQQVVDAYRRIYRTMADDKLLQHPLFPGVRETLEQLKSAGVTLAVATGKSMAGMQRTIAEHHLEGLFTLVKTADCAPSKPHPGMVQQILDATLIPAALTLMVGDTTFDMDMGRAAGVDTCAFPSGCHPQELLERCRPTHWIAEIPQVLSLKPVRG; this is translated from the coding sequence GTGACAAGCGAGTATGCGTTGGTGATTTTTGATTGTGACGGCACTCTGGTCGATAGCCAGGGGGGAATAGCCAGGGTGTTGAATTTAGCCCTTGAGGAGGCCGGTTTACCCACGGTGAGCCACGCTCAAGCGGGGGCCATTGTAGGGCTCTCGCTGGATCAAGCGGCGCTGGCGCTGTTGCCAGAGGCCAGTGCTGAACAACGGCAACAGGTGGTGGATGCCTACCGGCGTATCTACCGCACCATGGCCGATGATAAGTTACTCCAGCACCCGCTGTTTCCCGGTGTGCGTGAGACCTTGGAGCAACTAAAGAGCGCAGGGGTAACCCTTGCGGTGGCCACCGGTAAATCCATGGCGGGCATGCAGCGCACCATTGCGGAACATCACTTAGAGGGGCTTTTTACGCTGGTTAAAACCGCCGATTGTGCCCCCTCTAAACCCCATCCGGGTATGGTGCAGCAGATCTTGGATGCAACCCTGATACCCGCGGCGTTAACCCTGATGGTGGGGGATACCACCTTTGATATGGATATGGGGCGCGCCGCTGGGGTAGATACCTGTGCATTCCCATCGGGTTGTCATCCACAGGAGCTGCTTGAGCGCTGTCGTCCGACCCATTGGATTGCAGAAATTCCCCAGGTGCTAAGCTTAAAACCGGTGCGAGGATAA